One genomic window of Arvicola amphibius chromosome 4, mArvAmp1.2, whole genome shotgun sequence includes the following:
- the LOC119813604 gene encoding testis-expressed protein 19.2-like, producing MCPPVNVRHGAKGMSCLYAEWLYHLVHGDQMKICFACFKAAFHANRRLLEMEYLEGLPLQDKSQERSESERSSEEESPQPEVESQSEVESQPEVESQPEVESWPEEESWPEEWLGHICAECQGDMPDAFSDHSSPGFLTPGSVGSDLEPEEAVPLDPGPEDTDWDQALPWRLSSFYPCPHQCILPPLSLWDTFQVDPYPEQPVLLELSPLWPMYSGVETWLAKLDFNLVLYGFGTVCYLRSLTPLWAVRTQVNRWQVLLDTNTLSRAHLETVPEKLSLDRCRLSILEYSVLGLELVPADCTLRKGGFKVHSYLPWHSDTPEEWSREPEERLFVDDIVMLDEPNI from the coding sequence ATGTGTCCCCCAGTCAACGTTCGCCATGGGGCCAAGGGCATGTCCTGCCTCTATGCGGAGTGGCTATACCACCTTGTTCACGGAGACCAGATGAAGATCTGCTTTGCTTGCTTCAAGGCAGCTTTCCATGCAAATAGAAGATTGCTGGAGATGGAATACTTGGAAGGGCTACCATTGCAGGATAAGTCCCAGGAACGCTCAGAGTCAGAACGCAGTTCAGAGGAAGAATCTCCTCAGCCTGAGGTAGAATCTCAGTCTGAGGTAGAATCTCAGCCTGAAGTAGAATCTCAGCCTGAAGTAGAATCTTGGCCAGAGGAAGAATCTTGGCCAGAGGAGTGGTTAGGGCACATCTGTGCAGAATGTCAAGGAGATATGCCTGATGCCTTCAGTGACCATTCAAGTCCTGGCTTTCTGACTCCAGGCTCTGTAGGGTCAGATCTGGAGCCTGAGGAAGCTGTACCGCTGGACCCAGGCCCCGAGGATACTGACTGGGATCAGGCCCTTCCCTGGAGATTAAGTAGCTTCTATCCCTGTCCCCACCAGTGCATCCTCCCGCCTCTGTCCTTGTGGGATACTTTCCAAGTGGACCCATATCCTGAGCAACCTGTATTGTTAGAGTTGAGCCCCCTCTGGCCCATGTACAGTGGAGTAGAAACATGGTTGGCAAAACTGGATTTTAACTTGGTGTTGTATGGCTTTGGTACCGTCTGCTATTTGCGGTCATTGACTCCTTTATGGGCTGTGAGGACCCAGGTCAATCGCTGGCAGGTGTTGCTGGACACTAACACCTTGTCACGGGCCCACCTGGAGACTGTACCTGAAAAACTGAGCCTGGACCGCTGTAGACTGAGCATCCTAGAGtactcagtgctggggttagagctGGTGCCTGCTGACTGCACCCTGCGGAAGGGCGGCTTCAAGGTGCACTCCTACCTGCCCTGGCATAGTGACACCCCAGAGGAATGGAGCAGGGAGCCAGAAGAGAGATTGTTTGTCGATGATATTGTTATGCTGGATGAGCCCAACATCTGA